A region of Hydrogenimonas cancrithermarum DNA encodes the following proteins:
- a CDS encoding chemotaxis protein CheX gives MRPIIKKQKIALFAPQGFLDGNNASQLISIQEMQTVRSTNVSMVLVSLKKVVFFNINGITILLDMLTKLQKQMRVTIGFCDYTRRQYEAFFKFFDGEVPFSLFKTIDIALLFAGGNEAKEGEENVLVYNEDATQRSMQAIEVFDRGYNPVVVQTFEDFASRAEDKEKFVEIVESTYLGMMANRIAAKTRGNCVIYYLKGFLDGTVTEQFDVVYHQNCLKVGFQLFMFDATRVSSLNIHAANFFSRLSTAGAEYGALIAIVGLDLEKTPKRFVEELEDAGIMFFESEADFFGDETVQSMSGGGAVAKKEKNRLTKPVVARLPVLVSAAMGTLQMMVNMIAIKEEMKIRPFEPHGEELMASSIAFYGDIGGLMTLVMPKELVKKSCALLIGEESDDTEILADALSELVNIVAGKSKTLLQEEGVNISITLPRSYTSIDDLASTLDGVQGVQVNFSFDDYPFTFYLSP, from the coding sequence ATGAGGCCGATTATCAAAAAACAGAAGATCGCACTTTTCGCACCTCAGGGATTTCTCGACGGAAACAATGCATCGCAGCTCATTTCGATTCAGGAGATGCAAACGGTTCGCAGCACCAATGTCTCGATGGTTCTCGTCTCTTTGAAGAAGGTGGTCTTTTTCAACATAAACGGCATCACCATTCTTCTCGACATGTTGACGAAACTTCAGAAACAGATGCGTGTGACGATCGGTTTTTGTGACTATACGCGAAGGCAATACGAAGCCTTTTTCAAATTTTTCGATGGGGAAGTCCCTTTTTCTCTTTTCAAAACGATCGATATCGCATTGCTTTTCGCAGGGGGGAACGAAGCGAAAGAGGGTGAAGAGAACGTTCTTGTCTACAATGAAGATGCAACACAGCGGAGTATGCAGGCGATAGAGGTCTTCGATCGGGGTTACAACCCGGTGGTGGTCCAGACCTTCGAGGATTTCGCATCGCGTGCGGAGGATAAAGAGAAATTTGTCGAGATCGTCGAGAGTACCTACCTGGGGATGATGGCCAACCGCATCGCCGCCAAAACACGCGGCAACTGCGTTATCTACTATCTCAAAGGCTTTCTCGACGGCACCGTGACGGAACAGTTCGACGTCGTCTACCATCAAAACTGCCTCAAAGTCGGTTTTCAGCTTTTCATGTTCGATGCCACGCGTGTCAGTTCGCTCAACATCCATGCCGCGAATTTTTTCTCCCGGCTCTCTACCGCGGGTGCGGAGTATGGTGCGCTGATCGCCATTGTGGGACTCGATCTGGAGAAGACTCCGAAGCGCTTTGTCGAAGAGCTCGAAGATGCCGGCATCATGTTTTTCGAAAGTGAAGCGGATTTTTTCGGCGACGAAACGGTGCAATCGATGAGCGGCGGCGGAGCGGTCGCGAAAAAAGAGAAAAACAGGCTCACGAAGCCGGTGGTCGCCCGACTGCCCGTACTGGTCTCCGCGGCGATGGGCACACTGCAGATGATGGTCAATATGATCGCCATAAAAGAGGAGATGAAGATTCGGCCTTTCGAACCCCATGGAGAGGAACTTATGGCCAGTTCCATCGCATTTTACGGGGATATTGGCGGGTTGATGACATTGGTGATGCCCAAAGAGCTCGTAAAAAAGTCGTGCGCGCTATTGATCGGTGAGGAGAGTGACGATACGGAGATTCTTGCGGATGCGTTGAGCGAACTGGTCAACATCGTCGCGGGAAAGTCCAAGACACTTTTGCAAGAGGAGGGTGTGAATATCAGTATCACCCTTCCGCGAAGTTACACTTCCATCGACGATCTCGCTTCGACGCTCGATGGCGTACAGGGTGTTCAGGTTAATTTTAGTTTCGATGATTATCCTTTCACATTCTATTTGAGCCCGTAA
- a CDS encoding HDOD domain-containing protein, translating to MVTPQQIDIYLQRVPPLPESLQKSLNALEKGNLAAAAKAAASDAGLIGYLKRVVNSAAYGFRNRVNDPAQIFSALGVERAKELLYAYMVSRIAPEKWRYFALSNDDFTHFQTALMHKWEMLVRHESADEKFLSAAAVMSGGLVVADAVFGEHASDVALLRESGDYDLDTILERVSHLRFEQLVAVIAKKWEVDEDVIRLVRLAFGNLSCMEAKGDDTLCRLARLLHLLLFYELSRPIMLEAGANAFISFNPEFATPALETFENVIGIE from the coding sequence ATGGTTACACCCCAACAGATCGATATCTATTTGCAACGCGTCCCGCCATTGCCGGAAAGTTTACAGAAAAGCCTGAACGCCCTGGAAAAAGGGAATTTGGCGGCTGCCGCCAAAGCGGCCGCTTCGGATGCGGGATTGATCGGCTATCTCAAACGGGTCGTCAACAGTGCCGCTTACGGCTTTCGCAACAGGGTGAACGATCCGGCACAGATCTTTTCGGCACTCGGCGTCGAGCGTGCGAAAGAGTTGCTGTACGCCTATATGGTAAGCCGTATCGCACCTGAAAAATGGCGTTATTTCGCTCTTTCCAACGATGATTTTACCCATTTCCAGACGGCATTGATGCACAAATGGGAAATGCTTGTAAGGCATGAATCGGCAGATGAAAAATTTTTGAGCGCCGCTGCCGTGATGAGCGGGGGGCTCGTGGTGGCCGATGCGGTTTTCGGTGAACACGCTTCCGATGTGGCGCTGCTGAGAGAGAGCGGAGACTACGATCTGGATACGATTTTGGAGCGCGTAAGCCATCTGAGGTTCGAACAGCTGGTCGCCGTCATAGCGAAAAAATGGGAGGTGGACGAGGATGTCATTCGGCTCGTGAGGCTGGCTTTCGGCAACCTCTCCTGCATGGAAGCGAAAGGAGACGATACGCTGTGCCGTCTGGCACGTCTGCTGCACCTGCTTCTTTTTTACGAGCTCAGCCGGCCGATCATGTTGGAAGCCGGTGCGAACGCCTTTATAAGTTTCAATCCCGAGTTTGCGACACCGGCACTGGAGACTTTCGAGAATGTGATAGGAATCGAATGA
- the rpmB gene encoding 50S ribosomal protein L28, translating into MARKCAITGKGPMSGNNVSHAHNKTKRRFLPNLRTVRITLEDGTRKKIRVAASTLRTMKKQGA; encoded by the coding sequence ATGGCACGTAAATGCGCAATTACCGGTAAAGGCCCAATGTCTGGCAACAACGTCAGCCACGCCCACAACAAAACCAAACGACGCTTTTTGCCGAACCTTCGTACGGTACGCATCACCCTCGAAGACGGTACACGCAAAAAGATCCGAGTTGCGGCTTCTACACTCCGCACGATGAAAAAACAGGGCGCTTAA
- the argJ gene encoding bifunctional glutamate N-acetyltransferase/amino-acid acetyltransferase ArgJ — MYTLLSIEGGVCAPKGFFADGISAGLKPDNQKDLAFIHSETLCDIRAIFTTNRFQAAPILHFRKHAIETTNFVLINAKNANAMTGERGIEDIETVLEHARATFKKIQNPVMSSTGVIGVPLPKGKIMKGLERFDLAKRDGNAAAKAIMTTDSYEKHVAFEVILENGESFRIGAMAKGAGMINPAMATMLCFITTDAAIPADEMGPMLKAYAETTFNAISVDGDTSTNDTVMLLSNRLSGVYDKEAFAHAIERVMHELALKIVSDGEGATKCVAFEITGAANREEAAIAAKALTNSLLVKTALYGEDPNWGRIASTIGASGVACDPATLTITFGNVTVYERGEILFDEEREAKAAKVMQKDAFAIHCDLGIGKGSFTAYGCDLGHEYVKINADYRT, encoded by the coding sequence ATGTATACGCTTCTATCGATTGAAGGCGGTGTCTGTGCCCCGAAAGGTTTTTTTGCCGACGGAATCTCTGCAGGATTGAAACCCGACAACCAAAAAGACCTCGCCTTTATCCATTCGGAGACACTTTGCGATATCCGCGCCATTTTCACCACCAACCGCTTCCAGGCGGCTCCGATTCTTCATTTTAGAAAACATGCGATCGAAACGACCAATTTCGTACTGATCAATGCGAAAAACGCCAATGCCATGACGGGAGAGCGCGGCATCGAAGATATCGAAACGGTCTTGGAACATGCCCGTGCGACGTTCAAAAAGATCCAAAATCCCGTCATGAGCTCCACAGGGGTTATCGGTGTTCCCCTGCCCAAAGGGAAGATCATGAAGGGCCTCGAGCGTTTCGACCTCGCGAAGCGGGATGGGAATGCCGCCGCCAAAGCGATCATGACGACCGACAGCTACGAGAAACACGTTGCATTCGAAGTGATTCTCGAAAACGGTGAATCCTTCAGAATCGGTGCGATGGCCAAAGGTGCGGGGATGATCAATCCTGCGATGGCGACGATGCTCTGTTTCATCACGACCGATGCGGCGATTCCGGCGGATGAAATGGGGCCGATGTTGAAAGCTTATGCCGAAACCACGTTCAATGCCATCAGTGTCGACGGAGACACTTCGACGAACGATACCGTGATGCTGCTCAGCAACCGCTTGTCGGGAGTTTACGACAAAGAAGCGTTCGCCCATGCGATCGAAAGGGTCATGCATGAACTTGCACTGAAGATCGTCTCAGACGGTGAAGGTGCGACCAAATGCGTCGCATTCGAGATTACCGGTGCAGCCAACCGTGAAGAAGCCGCCATTGCCGCCAAAGCGCTCACCAATTCGCTTCTGGTCAAAACGGCCCTATACGGAGAAGACCCCAACTGGGGACGCATCGCATCGACGATCGGTGCGAGCGGGGTTGCGTGCGATCCGGCGACATTGACCATCACGTTCGGCAATGTCACCGTTTACGAGAGGGGAGAGATCCTTTTCGATGAAGAGCGGGAAGCCAAAGCGGCGAAAGTGATGCAAAAAGATGCATTCGCCATTCATTGTGACCTCGGCATCGGCAAAGGAAGCTTTACGGCCTACGGATGTGATTTGGGGCATGAATATGTCAAAATCAATGCCGATTACAGAACATAA
- a CDS encoding YdcH family protein, which produces MLHEYRDIISKLKVENAHFAKIFERHNELDKIVTEVEEGRQHMDDLELEKLKKEKLRLKDEAYKMILEYKKKHNL; this is translated from the coding sequence ATGCTTCACGAATATCGCGACATCATCAGCAAACTGAAAGTGGAAAATGCACATTTCGCAAAGATTTTCGAGCGCCACAACGAACTTGACAAAATTGTAACCGAAGTGGAAGAGGGACGCCAGCATATGGACGACCTGGAGCTCGAGAAGCTGAAAAAAGAGAAGCTGCGCCTCAAAGACGAAGCTTACAAAATGATTCTCGAATACAAGAAGAAACACAACCTCTAA
- the accA gene encoding acetyl-CoA carboxylase carboxyl transferase subunit alpha: MATYLPFEEKLKEIEDEIASAKVRGDTEAIVILEKDLEKELAKVYKNLSDYQKLQLARHPDRPYALDYIRLLMRDAVEIHGDRTFRDDPAIICYLGYIDDRKCLVIGEQKGRGTKNKLKRNFGMPHPEGYRKALRAAKMAEKFGLPILMLIDTPGAYPGLGAEERGQSEAIARNLLELSRLDTITVSVVIGEGGSGGALAIGVADKLAMMRYSIFSVISPEGCAAILWNDPAKVEQATKALKITPDELSKMGLIDDIIDEPLIGAHRDKEGAAQAVGDYFLSQVAALEEMGKEARMQQRYEKMMSFGAFAEPEKK; the protein is encoded by the coding sequence GTGGCTACCTATCTTCCGTTCGAAGAGAAACTCAAAGAGATAGAGGACGAGATCGCCTCCGCTAAAGTGCGGGGCGATACGGAAGCGATAGTCATACTCGAAAAAGATCTTGAAAAAGAGCTCGCGAAAGTCTATAAAAACCTCTCCGACTACCAAAAACTCCAACTTGCACGTCATCCCGACCGGCCCTACGCACTCGACTATATCCGTCTTTTGATGCGTGACGCCGTTGAAATCCACGGTGACAGAACGTTCAGGGACGATCCGGCGATTATCTGCTATCTTGGTTATATCGACGACCGAAAATGTCTGGTGATCGGTGAACAGAAGGGGCGTGGGACGAAAAACAAGCTGAAAAGAAATTTCGGCATGCCTCACCCCGAGGGGTACAGAAAAGCGCTTCGTGCCGCGAAGATGGCCGAAAAATTCGGCCTTCCGATCTTGATGCTGATCGACACGCCGGGTGCCTACCCCGGGCTCGGGGCGGAAGAACGCGGGCAGAGCGAGGCGATTGCGCGAAACCTGCTGGAACTGAGCCGCCTCGATACGATTACCGTTTCCGTGGTCATCGGCGAAGGCGGCAGCGGCGGTGCACTGGCGATCGGTGTCGCCGACAAACTCGCGATGATGCGTTATTCGATCTTCAGTGTCATTTCACCGGAGGGATGTGCCGCTATTTTGTGGAACGATCCCGCGAAGGTGGAGCAGGCGACGAAAGCGCTCAAAATCACCCCTGACGAGCTTTCGAAAATGGGGCTGATCGACGATATAATCGACGAACCTCTGATTGGTGCGCATCGCGATAAAGAGGGTGCCGCCCAAGCGGTCGGCGACTATTTTCTTTCACAGGTCGCGGCACTCGAAGAGATGGGCAAAGAGGCGCGCATGCAGCAGCGTTACGAAAAGATGATGAGTTTCGGTGCGTTTGCTGAACCGGAAAAGAAGTAG
- a CDS encoding beta-ketoacyl-ACP synthase II, giving the protein MRRVVVTGLGMINAVGHDKESSFKAILDGQCGIERITLFDASKQSVQIAAEVKDFDPTTVMDPKEVKKADRFIQLGIKAASEAMADAGIDDSVERERFGVSSASGIGGLANIERNAIICENRGPRRISPFFIPSALVNMLGGFVSIEHKLKGPNLSSVTACAAGTHAVSEAAKTILLGGADRMLVVGAEAAICPVGIGGFAAMKALSTRNDEPKKASRPFDAERGGFVMGEGAGALVLEEYDAAVARGARIYGELIGFGESGDANHITTPAPEGEGAYRAMRAALTMAGNPNVDYINAHGTSTKYNDWYETMAIKKAFGGKENCPPVSSTKGQTAHCLGAAGAIEAVVTLMAMRDSIMPPTINYENPDPDCDLDYVPNTPREAKIEVAMSNSFGFGGTNGVLIFKKV; this is encoded by the coding sequence GTGAGGCGAGTGGTCGTAACCGGACTTGGAATGATCAATGCAGTAGGACACGATAAAGAGAGTTCTTTTAAAGCCATACTTGACGGACAATGTGGCATTGAAAGAATTACTTTGTTCGACGCGAGCAAACAGAGCGTTCAGATCGCGGCGGAAGTGAAAGATTTCGATCCGACCACTGTGATGGATCCCAAGGAGGTCAAAAAGGCGGACCGCTTCATTCAACTCGGCATCAAAGCGGCATCCGAAGCGATGGCGGATGCCGGTATCGACGATAGCGTCGAACGGGAGCGTTTCGGTGTCTCTTCGGCATCCGGAATCGGCGGATTGGCGAATATCGAAAGAAACGCCATCATCTGCGAAAACAGAGGCCCGCGCCGAATCTCTCCATTTTTCATCCCCTCCGCACTCGTAAACATGCTGGGCGGATTCGTTTCGATCGAGCACAAGCTCAAAGGCCCGAACCTTTCGAGTGTCACGGCCTGTGCAGCTGGAACCCATGCCGTCAGTGAAGCGGCGAAAACCATTCTTCTCGGCGGTGCCGACAGAATGCTCGTCGTTGGTGCGGAAGCCGCGATCTGCCCGGTCGGTATCGGAGGTTTCGCGGCGATGAAAGCGCTATCGACACGTAACGACGAGCCGAAGAAAGCGTCACGCCCTTTCGATGCGGAGCGTGGCGGTTTTGTCATGGGAGAAGGGGCGGGTGCGCTCGTTCTTGAAGAGTACGATGCCGCCGTTGCACGTGGTGCCCGCATCTATGGCGAGCTGATCGGATTCGGCGAGAGCGGCGATGCCAACCATATCACGACACCGGCTCCCGAAGGAGAGGGTGCTTATCGTGCGATGAGAGCGGCGTTGACGATGGCCGGCAATCCAAATGTCGACTATATCAATGCACACGGTACCAGTACCAAATACAACGATTGGTACGAGACGATGGCGATCAAGAAAGCTTTCGGGGGGAAGGAGAACTGCCCTCCGGTCAGCTCGACCAAGGGGCAGACGGCACACTGTCTCGGTGCCGCCGGAGCGATCGAAGCGGTCGTGACGCTGATGGCGATGCGCGACAGCATCATGCCCCCGACGATCAACTACGAAAACCCCGATCCGGATTGCGATCTCGACTATGTTCCGAACACGCCGCGCGAGGCGAAGATCGAGGTCGCGATGAGCAACTCCTTCGGATTCGGCGGCACCAACGGTGTCCTGATTTTCAAAAAGGTCTGA
- the acpP gene encoding acyl carrier protein, protein MALFDDVKEVVVEQLNVNPDEVKMESKFVEDLGADSLDVVELVMALEEKFGIEIPDDQAEKIQTVGDAVKYIEENK, encoded by the coding sequence ATGGCACTTTTTGACGACGTAAAAGAGGTAGTTGTAGAGCAGCTCAACGTCAACCCGGACGAAGTAAAGATGGAGTCGAAATTCGTTGAGGATCTCGGTGCCGACAGCCTCGATGTTGTTGAACTGGTTATGGCCCTTGAAGAGAAATTCGGTATCGAAATTCCGGACGACCAGGCTGAAAAGATCCAGACTGTCGGTGACGCGGTCAAGTATATCGAAGAAAACAAGTAA
- the fabG gene encoding 3-oxoacyl-ACP reductase FabG — MKFTGKNVLVTGASRGIGAEIAKVLAGYGLKVWINYRSGAEAADAVKAEIEAAGGEAAVIGFDVSDEAAYVDAVKTIVDADGELAYIVNNAGITKDKLAMRMKVEEFEAVIRANLTSAFIGCREAIKVMGKKRFGAVVNVASIVGETGNAGQTNYSASKGGLIAMTKSFAIEGAARNIRFNTVTPGFIKTDMTDELKEEIKQAFIDRIPLSRFGDPKEVAESIAFLLSDHASYITGETLKVNGGMNMA, encoded by the coding sequence TTGAAATTTACAGGTAAAAACGTACTGGTGACGGGTGCGAGCCGAGGGATCGGTGCTGAGATCGCGAAAGTTCTCGCGGGGTATGGCTTGAAAGTGTGGATCAACTACCGAAGCGGCGCGGAAGCGGCCGACGCAGTGAAGGCGGAGATCGAAGCGGCGGGCGGCGAAGCGGCGGTAATAGGTTTCGACGTCAGTGACGAAGCGGCCTATGTCGATGCGGTCAAAACGATTGTCGATGCCGATGGGGAACTGGCGTACATCGTCAACAATGCCGGTATCACCAAAGACAAACTGGCGATGCGTATGAAGGTCGAAGAGTTCGAAGCGGTGATCCGCGCCAACCTCACTTCCGCCTTTATCGGCTGCCGCGAGGCGATCAAAGTGATGGGCAAGAAGCGCTTCGGTGCCGTCGTCAACGTCGCGTCGATCGTTGGAGAGACGGGCAACGCAGGCCAGACCAACTACAGTGCCAGTAAAGGCGGGCTCATCGCGATGACCAAAAGTTTCGCCATCGAAGGAGCAGCGCGCAACATTCGCTTCAACACCGTTACACCGGGATTCATCAAGACCGATATGACGGACGAGTTGAAAGAGGAGATCAAGCAGGCTTTCATCGACCGTATTCCGCTTTCACGTTTCGGAGACCCCAAAGAGGTCGCAGAATCGATCGCTTTTCTTCTCAGCGACCACGCGAGTTACATTACCGGCGAAACCCTCAAAGTCAACGGTGGTATGAATATGGCGTGA
- the gpmI gene encoding 2,3-bisphosphoglycerate-independent phosphoglycerate mutase — protein sequence MSKKAILVITDGIGYKPNSKANAFEAAQKPTYEKLFKELPHTLIHTYGLHVGLPEGQMGNSEVGHMTIGSGRVLYQDLVKISLALEDGSLKSNEVLQALLSESDRLHLIGLMSDGGVHSHIEHIIGVAKIAAEAGKRVFLHLITDGRDVSPTSAPKYLKQIEEILNDNISIATIGGRFYTMDRDQRWERVEKGYRAIVEATPKTDLSCLEYVEASYAEDVTDEFIEPTAFDGYEGMRDGDAVLFMNFRSDRMREIVTAIGDPKFDAFERKPLHLHIATMTEYDKSFPYPVLFRKEVPKNTLAEVISNAGLTQLHTAETEKYAHVTFFFNGGVEEPVLNESRVLIPSPRVKTYDMKPEMSAPQVGDAVLTAMDEAYDFIVVNFANGDMVGHTGNFEAAVKAVEAVDRELGRIVEKAREKDYRLVLTSDHGNCEEMLDEKGNVLTNHTVGDVWGFVMAPDVEEVKPGALNNIAPTVLKLMELPIPEEMDEPLI from the coding sequence GTGTCAAAAAAGGCGATACTTGTCATTACCGATGGCATTGGCTACAAGCCGAACTCCAAAGCCAACGCTTTCGAAGCGGCGCAAAAACCGACGTATGAAAAACTCTTCAAAGAACTTCCCCATACGCTGATCCACACCTACGGACTCCATGTCGGGCTACCCGAGGGACAGATGGGCAACTCCGAAGTGGGCCACATGACGATCGGCAGCGGCCGGGTGCTTTACCAGGATCTGGTGAAGATCTCTCTGGCGCTCGAAGACGGCAGCCTCAAGAGCAACGAGGTACTGCAAGCGCTTTTGAGCGAAAGCGACCGCCTCCACCTGATCGGCTTGATGAGCGACGGCGGGGTTCATTCCCATATCGAGCACATTATCGGTGTGGCGAAGATCGCGGCCGAAGCGGGCAAGAGGGTCTTTTTGCATCTCATTACCGACGGACGCGATGTCTCTCCGACATCGGCACCGAAGTATCTGAAACAGATCGAAGAGATTCTGAACGACAACATCTCCATCGCCACGATCGGCGGCCGCTTCTATACGATGGACCGTGACCAGCGATGGGAGCGTGTAGAAAAAGGGTACCGTGCGATCGTCGAAGCGACACCGAAGACCGACCTCTCTTGCCTCGAGTACGTCGAGGCCAGCTACGCCGAAGATGTGACCGACGAGTTCATCGAGCCTACTGCGTTCGACGGGTACGAGGGGATGAGAGATGGCGACGCTGTTTTGTTCATGAACTTCAGAAGCGACCGGATGAGAGAGATCGTCACGGCCATCGGCGATCCGAAGTTCGACGCGTTCGAGCGCAAACCGTTGCATCTGCATATCGCGACGATGACCGAATACGACAAGTCCTTTCCCTACCCGGTACTTTTCAGAAAAGAGGTGCCCAAAAACACATTGGCGGAAGTCATTTCCAATGCGGGCCTGACACAGCTGCATACAGCCGAAACCGAGAAGTACGCGCACGTGACATTCTTTTTCAACGGCGGTGTGGAGGAGCCGGTGCTGAACGAGTCGCGTGTGTTGATTCCAAGCCCGAGGGTCAAGACCTACGATATGAAACCGGAAATGAGTGCACCGCAGGTGGGAGATGCGGTATTGACGGCAATGGACGAGGCGTACGATTTTATCGTCGTCAACTTCGCCAATGGCGATATGGTGGGCCATACAGGCAATTTCGAAGCGGCGGTCAAAGCGGTCGAAGCGGTCGACCGCGAGCTTGGGCGCATCGTCGAGAAGGCGAGAGAGAAAGATTATCGCCTCGTACTCACTTCCGACCACGGCAACTGCGAGGAGATGCTGGACGAGAAGGGGAATGTCCTGACCAACCATACGGTCGGTGACGTCTGGGGTTTTGTGATGGCGCCCGATGTCGAAGAGGTCAAACCCGGAGCGTTGAACAACATCGCACCGACGGTATTGAAGCTGATGGAGCTTCCGATACCGGAAGAGATGGATGAGCCGCTGATCTAG
- the mraY gene encoding phospho-N-acetylmuramoyl-pentapeptide-transferase, with amino-acid sequence MLYWFYRHLDINLFQYITVRAGFAFFIAFVFTIYLMPLFISWAKTKKASQPINKFVPKAHLKKSNTPTMGGVVFIFSTVVATLLSANLSNLYIIGGLMTLVGFCALGLGDDLGKVVSGNNLKGLTARAKFAIQLLLGLGIGAFLLGIIGFNTEFYVPFVKFPLFDMQWGAVLFWALVIVAASNAVNLTDGLDGLATVPSVFALFSLGVIVYVTGNAVLSHYLLWPKVIGVGEVAVVASALIGALIGFLWYNCNPAEVFMGDSGSLAVGAFLGYMAILGKSEILLILIGAIFVIETVSVIAQIGSYKLRGKRIFLMAPIHHHFEMKQWAENKIIVRFWIIAFIANLLALITLKIR; translated from the coding sequence ATGCTTTATTGGTTTTACCGACACCTCGATATCAACCTTTTTCAATACATCACCGTCCGTGCCGGTTTCGCCTTCTTCATCGCGTTCGTGTTCACCATCTACCTCATGCCTCTTTTCATAAGCTGGGCGAAGACGAAAAAAGCGAGCCAGCCAATCAACAAATTCGTCCCGAAAGCCCATTTGAAGAAGAGCAATACACCCACGATGGGCGGTGTCGTCTTCATCTTCTCCACCGTCGTCGCGACACTCTTGAGCGCCAACCTCAGCAACCTCTACATCATCGGCGGCCTCATGACGCTTGTCGGTTTCTGCGCATTGGGGCTCGGCGACGATCTCGGCAAAGTCGTTTCTGGCAACAACCTCAAAGGGCTCACCGCTCGGGCGAAATTCGCCATCCAGCTTCTTTTGGGGCTGGGAATCGGCGCTTTCTTGCTTGGCATCATCGGTTTCAATACCGAATTTTACGTGCCTTTCGTCAAGTTTCCGCTCTTCGACATGCAGTGGGGAGCCGTCCTTTTCTGGGCGCTCGTCATCGTCGCGGCGAGCAATGCCGTCAACCTCACCGACGGCCTCGACGGCCTTGCCACCGTCCCATCCGTCTTCGCCCTCTTTTCGCTCGGTGTCATCGTCTACGTCACCGGCAACGCGGTCCTCAGCCACTACCTGCTCTGGCCGAAAGTCATCGGCGTGGGGGAAGTGGCGGTCGTCGCATCGGCACTCATTGGCGCACTCATCGGTTTTCTGTGGTACAACTGCAACCCGGCCGAAGTCTTCATGGGCGACAGCGGCAGCCTCGCCGTCGGTGCTTTTTTGGGTTATATGGCGATTCTTGGCAAAAGTGAAATCCTGCTCATTCTCATCGGTGCGATCTTCGTCATCGAAACGGTTTCTGTCATCGCGCAGATCGGCAGCTACAAACTGCGTGGCAAGCGGATCTTCCTGATGGCACCGATCCACCACCATTTCGAGATGAAACAGTGGGCGGAGAACAAGATCATCGTACGATTTTGGATCATCGCCTTCATCGCCAACCTTTTGGCACTCATCACACTGAAGATCCGATGA